In Mariluticola halotolerans, one DNA window encodes the following:
- a CDS encoding cobyrinate a,c-diamide synthase, with protein sequence MIIAAPHSGSGKTLVTLGLCRALADMGVVVAPAKTGPDYIDPAYLGRAARKPSINLDPWAMSQKRLQALVGKQAEDADLVIIEGVMGLFDGALGGKGSTGDLAAALDLPVLLVIDCSHMAQSVAAIASGFVRFRGDVNVAGVLLNRVASDRHETMLRMALEEVGIACAGAIRRNEALNVPGRHLGLVLPGEIDNAEAMIAEAAKTVSAGLDIEQLAALARPLPPTGNAMRLPPLGQRIAIAHDAAFAFLYEHWLRDWSNAGAEISFFSPLADEAPKPDADAIFLPGGYPELHAAKLAAAKRFHHGMVAARDRGALIYGECGGYMVLGKFLTNAEGKAFKMTGLLPQSSTIDQPRRMLGYRYLRHQGPLPFAAALTGHEFHYSSETDATGAQLFSASDAMGTRLRPMGQVVGRVCGSYAHVIDVGSQT encoded by the coding sequence ATGATTATTGCCGCCCCGCATTCAGGGTCTGGCAAGACCTTGGTCACGCTTGGGCTTTGCCGCGCTTTGGCCGATATGGGCGTTGTAGTTGCCCCGGCCAAAACGGGGCCGGACTATATTGATCCAGCCTATCTCGGTCGTGCAGCCCGCAAGCCGTCGATCAATCTCGATCCCTGGGCGATGAGCCAGAAGCGCTTGCAGGCACTGGTTGGCAAACAGGCTGAGGATGCAGATCTGGTCATCATCGAGGGGGTGATGGGGCTGTTCGATGGAGCGCTGGGTGGCAAAGGGTCAACGGGCGATCTTGCGGCAGCGCTCGACCTGCCGGTTTTGCTGGTCATCGACTGCAGCCATATGGCGCAGTCCGTCGCCGCTATCGCCAGCGGCTTTGTCCGGTTCCGGGGCGATGTAAACGTCGCAGGTGTGCTTTTAAACCGGGTCGCCAGCGACCGGCATGAAACCATGTTGCGCATGGCGCTGGAAGAAGTCGGTATTGCGTGTGCGGGTGCCATTCGCCGCAACGAGGCCTTGAATGTGCCCGGGCGTCATCTGGGTCTTGTCCTGCCCGGCGAAATCGACAACGCTGAGGCAATGATTGCCGAAGCGGCAAAAACCGTGTCGGCGGGGCTGGATATCGAACAATTGGCCGCGCTTGCCCGGCCATTGCCGCCCACGGGTAATGCCATGCGGCTGCCACCGCTCGGCCAGCGCATCGCCATTGCCCACGATGCTGCTTTTGCATTTCTTTATGAGCATTGGCTCCGCGACTGGAGCAATGCCGGGGCGGAAATTTCGTTCTTTTCGCCTTTGGCCGATGAAGCGCCGAAACCCGATGCCGACGCCATCTTCCTCCCCGGCGGCTATCCCGAATTGCATGCCGCCAAATTGGCGGCTGCCAAGCGCTTTCATCACGGTATGGTCGCCGCCCGCGATCGCGGTGCGCTGATCTACGGGGAATGTGGTGGCTATATGGTGCTTGGCAAATTCCTCACCAATGCCGAAGGCAAGGCATTCAAAATGACGGGTCTTCTGCCGCAATCGAGCACCATTGATCAACCACGCCGTATGTTGGGCTATCGTTATCTCCGCCATCAGGGGCCATTGCCTTTCGCCGCCGCTCTCACCGGCCATGAATTTCATTATTCGAGCGAAACCGACGCCACTGGCGCCCAGCTATTCTCTGCCAGTGATGCCATGGGCACCCGGTTACGGCCCATGGGGCAGGTGGTGGGGCGTGTCTGCGGTTCCTATGCCCATGTTATTGATGTGGGAAGTCAGACATGA
- a CDS encoding cobalt-precorrin-6A reductase, producing MKVLIFGGTGEARDLANRLVFLGHEVTTSLAGRTLEPLLPQGELRVGGFGGVDALKVFFATNGFDWVVDATHPFAENMSAQLVDAAELAGVPLLRLLRPAWEKPSGAAWVDVADIASAFALIPEGAVVLITSGHDGLDHCAAQKTSRFVVRLIETPKAALPGNCTLLIARPPYTFDGEMALMRAQGITHMIAKNAGGMQTRAKIDAAAALDVVTLMIGRQPLPAAREVSSVDQALAVLQEARS from the coding sequence ATGAAGGTATTGATTTTCGGCGGCACCGGCGAAGCGCGCGATCTGGCAAACCGCCTGGTCTTTCTTGGCCATGAGGTTACCACATCGCTGGCCGGGCGCACGCTGGAACCGCTGCTGCCGCAAGGAGAATTGCGGGTCGGCGGCTTTGGCGGCGTCGACGCGCTCAAGGTATTTTTTGCGACAAACGGTTTCGATTGGGTGGTCGACGCCACCCATCCCTTTGCCGAAAACATGTCGGCCCAATTGGTTGATGCTGCCGAATTGGCCGGTGTGCCCTTGCTGCGTCTGCTGCGTCCGGCATGGGAGAAGCCGAGCGGCGCTGCGTGGGTCGATGTGGCCGATATCGCTTCGGCGTTTGCCCTGATCCCCGAGGGCGCTGTGGTTTTGATCACCAGCGGTCATGACGGGCTCGACCATTGTGCGGCGCAGAAGACCAGCCGGTTTGTGGTGCGCCTGATTGAAACCCCCAAGGCCGCGCTGCCGGGTAATTGCACGCTGCTGATCGCTCGCCCGCCCTATACGTTTGACGGCGAGATGGCGCTGATGCGCGCGCAGGGCATTACCCATATGATCGCCAAAAATGCCGGCGGCATGCAGACCCGTGCCAAGATCGACGCGGCGGCAGCGCTTGATGTCGTCACGCTCATGATCGGACGCCAGCCGCTGCCGGCAGCCCGCGAAGTTTCCAGTGTCGATCAGGCGCTGGCCGTGCTTCAAGAGGCGCGCTCCTGA
- the cobA gene encoding uroporphyrinogen-III C-methyltransferase — MITWLKNLFARQHFARLDALDFPKFAPGTVWLVGAGPGAPGLISLMGYHALGKADVIVYDALVSPELLALANPRAEKIHAGKRGGKPSPKQTDISLRIIELAQQGKRVLRLKGGDPFMFGRGGEEAGALHRAGIKFRIVPGISAGIGGLAYAGIPATHRDANHAVIFLTGHDEHGGVPQSVDWAAIANATPVIVMYMAVKHLGSIAEKLLAAGRQADDRLAIVSNAALPEQSVITATLGQAADLAARDDIPTPAIVVLGPVVDYRQTLDWYQDALRENRIG, encoded by the coding sequence ATGATCACGTGGTTGAAAAACCTGTTTGCGCGCCAGCACTTCGCCCGTCTGGACGCACTGGATTTCCCGAAATTCGCCCCCGGCACGGTCTGGCTGGTTGGGGCTGGACCCGGTGCACCGGGCCTGATCTCGCTCATGGGCTATCATGCGCTGGGCAAAGCAGATGTCATTGTTTATGACGCACTGGTCTCGCCAGAGTTGCTCGCTTTGGCCAATCCGCGGGCGGAGAAAATCCATGCCGGTAAACGCGGCGGCAAACCCTCGCCCAAACAGACCGATATTTCCCTGCGCATTATCGAACTGGCGCAACAGGGCAAACGGGTCTTGCGCCTCAAGGGCGGTGATCCATTCATGTTCGGTCGCGGCGGCGAAGAGGCGGGCGCGCTGCACCGGGCCGGGATCAAGTTCCGTATCGTGCCGGGCATTTCTGCCGGGATTGGCGGGCTGGCCTATGCCGGTATTCCCGCAACCCATCGTGATGCCAATCATGCGGTGATTTTTCTCACCGGCCATGACGAGCATGGCGGCGTGCCGCAATCGGTTGATTGGGCGGCGATTGCCAATGCGACGCCGGTCATTGTCATGTATATGGCCGTTAAACATCTCGGCTCCATTGCTGAAAAGCTGCTTGCAGCAGGTCGGCAGGCGGATGACCGTCTGGCCATTGTCTCCAATGCGGCATTGCCCGAGCAATCGGTGATCACGGCAACGCTGGGACAGGCGGCGGACCTGGCAGCACGGGATGATATACCCACGCCGGCCATTGTGGTTTTGGGGCCGGTTGTTGATTATCGCCAGACACTGGATTGGTATCAGGACGCGTTGAGAGAGAACCGGATTGGATAG
- the cbiE gene encoding precorrin-6y C5,15-methyltransferase (decarboxylating) subunit CbiE: MSAWLHIIGVTEQGLEALPPAQRALLDSAETILGPQRLLPDSAGTQNVMAWQTPLSAMIEQVLAARGSQTIVLATGDPNWFGIGVTLGRHLDADEFTLHPAASAFQLAAAKLHWPLQNVTTLSLHGRKPAHLQPHILPGNRILALTSDAGTLREVRDMLNARCYGQSRLTVLENLGADAEKRTDLIANEPLPEIGDFYTLAIECVADPAAPFLPMVPGLPDESFVSDGQLTKRDVRATTLAKLGPYPGALLWDVGAGCGSVGIEWMRAARGAKAICFERAPERLAMIDTNRMALGVPDLEIRAGDALEGMMDQPVPDAVFIGGDVANQALFEACWQALRPGGRMVANAVTIEGERALFDRQAQYGGELTRIEIAVLDNVGQYRAFKPRMAVTQWLAIKEETA; this comes from the coding sequence ATGAGCGCCTGGTTGCACATTATCGGCGTTACCGAACAGGGCCTGGAGGCGCTGCCACCAGCGCAACGGGCTTTGCTCGACAGTGCGGAAACGATTCTCGGGCCGCAAAGATTGCTGCCGGACAGCGCAGGCACGCAAAATGTGATGGCCTGGCAAACGCCTTTGAGCGCCATGATCGAACAGGTTCTGGCCGCGCGCGGTAGCCAGACAATAGTGCTGGCGACGGGCGACCCCAACTGGTTCGGCATCGGGGTGACGCTGGGTCGGCATCTGGATGCTGATGAATTCACTCTGCACCCCGCCGCTTCCGCGTTTCAGCTGGCGGCCGCTAAACTGCACTGGCCTTTGCAGAACGTGACCACACTTTCCCTGCATGGCCGCAAACCGGCGCATCTGCAGCCGCATATCCTGCCCGGCAACCGCATTCTGGCCCTGACCAGTGATGCGGGCACGCTCCGTGAAGTGCGGGACATGCTCAACGCCCGTTGCTATGGGCAGTCGCGCCTGACAGTGCTGGAAAACTTGGGCGCTGACGCCGAGAAGCGAACGGATTTGATCGCCAACGAGCCTCTGCCTGAAATCGGCGATTTCTATACCCTCGCCATTGAATGCGTGGCCGATCCCGCAGCACCCTTTCTGCCCATGGTCCCCGGCCTGCCCGACGAAAGCTTTGTTTCCGATGGCCAGCTGACCAAGCGCGATGTCCGCGCCACAACCCTTGCCAAGCTCGGGCCCTATCCCGGTGCGCTGCTCTGGGATGTGGGGGCGGGATGCGGTTCGGTCGGAATCGAATGGATGCGTGCCGCGCGTGGTGCCAAAGCCATCTGCTTTGAGCGCGCGCCCGAGCGGCTGGCAATGATCGACACCAACCGGATGGCGCTCGGGGTGCCGGATCTCGAGATCCGGGCCGGTGACGCGCTCGAGGGGATGATGGATCAGCCAGTACCCGACGCGGTATTTATCGGCGGCGATGTCGCCAATCAGGCGCTGTTTGAAGCCTGCTGGCAGGCGCTCCGTCCGGGAGGGCGAATGGTAGCCAATGCGGTGACAATCGAGGGCGAACGCGCCCTGTTCGACCGGCAGGCGCAATATGGCGGTGAGTTGACCCGGATTGAAATTGCCGTGCTCGACAATGTGGGCCAGTACCGCGCCTTCAAACCACGCATGGCGGTTACCCAATGGCTGGCGATCAAGGAAGAAACGGCATGA
- a CDS encoding cobalt-precorrin-5B (C(1))-methyltransferase → MNKPEQETGPDGSALRRGWTTGACATAAVKSALSALLGGDFIDPVSIHLPGGQEPAFALAREARGADWAEAGIIKDAGDDPDVTHGATIIARVTRGALGAGISFLAGSGVGTVTKPGLPLAVGEPAINPVPRKMMSEAVTALCTQFQVPPDIAIAISVPDGAKIAEKTWNPRLGILGGISILGTTGIVIPYSCAAWIHSIHRGVDVARAMGLDHVVGATGDASERAARARLGLPEEAYLDMGDFVGGMLKYVRQHPVRRVTIAGGFAKLSKLAQGALDLHSARGTVDLNQLAEMLTALGATPDLVSAARTANTANEVLQLSQKAGLPLAEAVAKAAQLAAQKILRDETISVGILITDRAGQIVAEAG, encoded by the coding sequence ATGAATAAGCCCGAACAAGAGACCGGACCAGATGGCAGCGCGCTGCGGCGCGGCTGGACCACGGGCGCGTGCGCCACGGCGGCGGTCAAATCGGCGCTGAGCGCGCTGTTGGGCGGCGATTTCATCGACCCTGTCAGCATTCATCTGCCCGGCGGGCAGGAACCGGCCTTTGCCCTGGCGCGCGAGGCGCGGGGCGCGGACTGGGCCGAGGCCGGCATTATCAAGGATGCGGGCGACGATCCCGATGTCACCCATGGCGCGACGATTATCGCCCGGGTGACGCGCGGCGCTTTGGGCGCTGGCATCAGTTTTCTTGCGGGGTCCGGCGTCGGCACGGTGACCAAGCCCGGCCTGCCGCTGGCCGTGGGCGAACCGGCGATCAATCCGGTGCCACGCAAAATGATGAGCGAAGCGGTCACCGCCCTTTGCACGCAATTTCAGGTGCCCCCGGATATCGCGATTGCGATCTCGGTGCCCGATGGCGCAAAGATCGCCGAAAAAACCTGGAACCCGCGCCTCGGCATTCTGGGGGGCATATCCATTCTTGGCACCACCGGCATTGTCATTCCCTATTCCTGCGCGGCCTGGATTCATTCGATCCATCGCGGGGTCGATGTGGCGCGGGCCATGGGGCTGGACCATGTGGTCGGCGCGACCGGTGACGCCTCGGAACGGGCCGCCCGTGCCCGGCTTGGCTTGCCGGAAGAAGCCTATCTCGATATGGGCGATTTCGTTGGCGGCATGCTCAAATATGTCCGCCAGCATCCGGTTCGCCGGGTGACCATTGCCGGCGGCTTTGCCAAGCTGAGCAAGCTGGCGCAGGGCGCGCTCGACCTGCATTCGGCGCGCGGAACCGTCGATCTCAATCAATTGGCCGAGATGCTGACTGCCCTTGGGGCGACGCCGGATCTGGTATCCGCCGCCCGCACCGCCAATACGGCCAACGAGGTGCTGCAATTGAGCCAGAAGGCCGGCCTGCCGCTGGCGGAGGCCGTCGCAAAAGCCGCCCAACTGGCAGCCCAAAAAATCCTGCGCGACGAGACTATCAGCGTCGGCATATTGATTACCGACCGTGCCGGGCAGATCGTGGCGGAGGCTGGCTGA
- a CDS encoding precorrin-8X methylmutase has protein sequence MNYLRAPEAIYAESFAIIRREASLGRFAPEDQDLVIRLIHACGMIDIADDLVISPGAVVAGKAALAKGAPIICDVRMVAEGVIRRKLAAGNEVLCGLGDAGVPDLVEKLQTTRSAAGIEALAPLMAGSIVAVGNAPTALFHLLERMDEGFPKPALILGFPVGFVGAAESKDALITNARGVPFVALKGRRGGSALAAAAVNALAAGLST, from the coding sequence ATGAATTACCTGCGCGCGCCCGAGGCGATCTATGCGGAAAGCTTCGCCATCATCAGGCGCGAAGCCAGCCTCGGCCGTTTTGCGCCCGAAGATCAGGATCTGGTCATCCGCCTGATCCATGCCTGCGGCATGATCGATATCGCCGATGATCTGGTGATCTCGCCCGGGGCTGTGGTCGCGGGTAAGGCGGCGCTGGCCAAAGGCGCGCCAATTATTTGCGATGTGCGCATGGTCGCCGAAGGCGTTATCCGCCGCAAGCTGGCGGCTGGAAATGAGGTGCTCTGCGGCTTGGGGGATGCGGGCGTGCCCGATCTCGTCGAAAAACTGCAGACAACAAGGTCTGCCGCCGGCATTGAGGCTTTGGCACCGTTGATGGCCGGCAGCATCGTCGCCGTCGGCAATGCGCCGACGGCGCTGTTTCATCTGCTCGAACGTATGGATGAGGGCTTCCCCAAACCCGCGCTGATCCTCGGTTTCCCGGTCGGTTTTGTCGGCGCGGCGGAATCGAAAGACGCGCTTATCACCAACGCACGAGGGGTGCCGTTTGTGGCGCTTAAAGGCCGGCGCGGCGGTAGCGCGCTGGCCGCAGCAGCCGTCAACGCGCTGGCGGCGGGGCTGAGCACATGA
- the cobJ gene encoding precorrin-3B C(17)-methyltransferase encodes MTPAIIIFTTASAATASRIATLTGGRVHACGPAGEGAAELLPRLFRERVPIIGVCAAGILIRLLAPYLGDKHNEPPVIAVSADGKHVVPLLGGHHGANHMAHDIAIQLGGTAAPTTASDSRFSRGLDEPPPGYVLANPETAKSAMAALLNGAAIALTGHAPWLEEAGYPLVENGTVAITVSEKRAGDTLTYHPQTLIAGMGCERGVDAAEAIELLQTVLQENGLAPQSLAAIATIDLKSDETALNAVAAHFNVPLRLFSAEELAEEADRLPNPSEIVRAEVGTPGVAEAAAIKAGSLLVPKHKSKKVTCAIGIAPEPIEAAHFGGRRGELHLVGIGPGEAMQRTTSAVAALERTTDWVGYGLYLDLVDDLKTGQVEHRFGLGDEEPRVRHALELAANGKSVALICSGDAQIYAMAALVFELLQATGTRAVSPAAQRVMVESHPGISAFQMASARAGALIGHDFCCISLSDLLTPRADILKRLDAAALGDFVTAFYNPRSMRRVDLVEKAKQVFLAHRPPETPVIIAKSLGRPEEEVRVIRLDALNTEEIDMLTIVLIGSSQSKAFTRGDGNMITFTPRGYQRKAEAAQ; translated from the coding sequence ATGACGCCGGCCATTATCATTTTCACTACTGCCAGCGCTGCGACCGCCAGCCGCATCGCCACACTGACCGGCGGGCGCGTCCATGCCTGCGGGCCAGCGGGCGAGGGGGCAGCGGAATTGCTGCCGCGCCTGTTTCGCGAAAGAGTGCCAATCATCGGCGTCTGTGCCGCCGGTATCCTGATCCGCCTGCTGGCGCCGTATCTTGGGGATAAGCACAACGAGCCACCGGTGATCGCCGTCTCCGCCGATGGCAAGCATGTGGTGCCGCTTTTGGGCGGGCATCACGGCGCCAACCATATGGCTCATGACATCGCCATCCAGCTGGGCGGCACCGCCGCGCCAACCACCGCGTCGGACAGCCGCTTTTCGCGCGGGCTCGACGAGCCGCCGCCCGGCTATGTCCTCGCCAATCCCGAGACCGCAAAATCCGCCATGGCCGCCCTGCTCAATGGCGCGGCCATAGCCTTGACCGGGCATGCGCCCTGGCTGGAAGAGGCCGGTTATCCTCTGGTCGAAAACGGGACTGTTGCCATCACGGTCAGCGAGAAGCGCGCGGGGGATACCCTGACCTATCATCCACAAACCCTGATTGCCGGCATGGGCTGCGAACGCGGTGTCGATGCAGCAGAGGCGATCGAACTGCTGCAAACCGTGTTGCAGGAAAATGGTCTGGCCCCGCAAAGCCTCGCCGCCATTGCCACCATTGATCTCAAATCCGACGAGACCGCATTGAACGCCGTGGCCGCCCATTTCAATGTGCCGCTGCGCCTGTTCAGTGCTGAAGAACTGGCAGAGGAAGCGGACCGTCTGCCCAATCCTTCCGAAATCGTGCGGGCCGAAGTTGGCACGCCGGGCGTGGCCGAAGCCGCTGCCATCAAGGCAGGCAGTTTGCTGGTGCCGAAACACAAATCAAAGAAGGTCACCTGCGCTATCGGTATCGCGCCAGAGCCGATTGAAGCGGCCCATTTTGGCGGCAGGCGCGGCGAATTGCATCTGGTCGGCATCGGCCCCGGTGAAGCGATGCAGCGCACGACTTCGGCTGTTGCTGCATTGGAGCGCACAACGGACTGGGTCGGGTACGGGCTCTATCTCGATCTGGTCGATGATTTGAAAACCGGTCAGGTTGAACACCGTTTCGGCCTTGGCGACGAGGAACCGCGCGTGCGCCATGCGCTGGAACTGGCCGCTAACGGCAAGTCGGTGGCGCTGATCTGTTCCGGTGACGCGCAGATTTACGCCATGGCGGCGCTGGTGTTTGAATTATTGCAGGCGACTGGAACGCGTGCCGTCAGCCCGGCGGCACAGCGGGTCATGGTTGAAAGCCATCCCGGCATTTCCGCCTTCCAGATGGCCTCGGCCCGCGCTGGCGCTTTGATCGGCCATGATTTCTGCTGTATCTCGCTTAGCGACCTGCTGACCCCGCGTGCCGATATTCTCAAGCGCCTCGACGCGGCGGCGCTGGGTGATTTCGTCACCGCCTTTTATAACCCGCGCTCCATGCGGCGCGTCGATCTGGTCGAAAAAGCCAAACAGGTGTTCCTGGCCCACCGCCCGCCCGAAACCCCGGTGATCATCGCGAAAAGCCTCGGCCGTCCGGAAGAGGAGGTGCGGGTAATCCGCCTCGATGCGCTCAATACCGAAGAAATCGACATGCTGACCATTGTGCTGATCGGGTCGTCGCAATCGAAAGCCTTCACGCGCGGCGACGGCAATATGATCACATTCACCCCAAGAGGTTATCAACGCAAAGCCGAGGCCGCCCAATGA
- a CDS encoding sirohydrochlorin chelatase translates to MKSDLLLPPETGVMLCGHGSRNQLAVGEFAHVADHLKARLSGVPVEYGYLEFADPVIHYGLDKLRAQGVRHVLALPGMLFAAGHAKNDIPSVLNTYAAQHADFEITYGRELGVDLKMIRAAGDRIAEAEAAAESKVERHDTLLMVVGRGASDPDANSNVAKVMRMLWEGMGFGWGEVSYSGVTFPLVAPGLDHAVKLGYKRIIVFPYFLFTGVLVKRIYAAVDDAAAKYPGVEILKAPYLNDHQLVVETFMDRLQEMLVGQNLMNCSLCKYREQVLGFEAEVGAAQESHHHHVEGIGGGLEDCPCKGDCDASCRDEAFCKQHGLPFTPLHTHDHHDHDHDHDHDHDHAHGHSHDDHHHHPYPHADHPLGPVTLKKR, encoded by the coding sequence ATGAAATCCGACCTGCTTTTGCCGCCTGAAACCGGCGTGATGCTTTGTGGCCATGGCAGCCGCAACCAGTTGGCCGTGGGCGAATTCGCCCATGTGGCCGATCACCTGAAAGCGCGCCTCAGCGGCGTGCCGGTAGAATACGGCTATCTCGAATTTGCCGACCCCGTCATCCATTACGGCCTCGATAAATTACGCGCCCAGGGTGTCAGACACGTGCTGGCGCTGCCCGGCATGCTGTTTGCTGCTGGCCACGCCAAAAACGACATCCCCTCGGTGCTTAATACCTATGCCGCCCAACATGCGGATTTTGAAATCACCTATGGGCGCGAACTCGGGGTGGATCTCAAAATGATCCGCGCGGCGGGTGACCGTATTGCCGAGGCGGAAGCGGCGGCGGAAAGCAAAGTCGAACGCCACGACACACTGCTGATGGTGGTCGGTCGGGGTGCTTCCGATCCCGACGCCAATTCCAATGTCGCCAAGGTCATGCGCATGCTCTGGGAAGGCATGGGCTTTGGCTGGGGTGAAGTCAGCTATTCCGGCGTCACCTTTCCGCTCGTGGCTCCCGGCCTCGATCACGCGGTCAAGCTTGGCTATAAGCGCATCATCGTCTTCCCCTATTTCCTGTTCACCGGCGTGCTGGTGAAGCGTATTTATGCAGCGGTTGATGACGCGGCGGCGAAATATCCCGGCGTTGAAATTCTCAAAGCCCCTTACCTCAACGATCATCAATTGGTGGTCGAAACCTTCATGGACCGGCTGCAGGAAATGCTGGTCGGCCAGAACCTGATGAATTGTTCGTTGTGCAAATATCGCGAACAGGTGCTCGGTTTTGAAGCCGAGGTTGGCGCCGCGCAGGAAAGCCATCACCACCATGTCGAGGGCATTGGCGGTGGTCTGGAGGACTGTCCCTGCAAGGGTGATTGTGACGCAAGCTGCCGCGACGAGGCCTTTTGCAAGCAACACGGCTTGCCGTTTACGCCCCTGCACACCCATGATCATCACGATCACGATCACGATCACGATCACGATCACGATCATGCGCATGGCCATAGCCATGATGATCACCACCATCACCCCTATCCGCATGCCGACCACCCGCTGGGGCCGGTGACGCTGAAAAAGCGCTGA
- the cobI gene encoding precorrin-2 C(20)-methyltransferase, producing MSGILYLVGTGPGDPELLTLKAVRILGAVAVIAFPQKSGEPSLSYRIAESHLNPKAHLLPADIPMATERGPAQAAYDAVAQEIMTYLEAGQDVAYLCEGDPLFYGSAMYLLTRIAGQAEVRVIPGITSLTATAAAIGRPLAARNEVLKVLPAPLEDAILRAELTGAEAVAIIKVGRHFDRIRALLEDTGHAGAAMVIEHASSDQQRITPLRDFAADTRPYFSTILCYKGREAWA from the coding sequence ATGAGCGGCATTCTCTATCTTGTTGGCACCGGGCCGGGCGATCCGGAATTGTTGACCCTGAAAGCGGTCCGCATTCTCGGCGCGGTTGCCGTCATCGCCTTTCCGCAAAAATCGGGGGAACCGTCGCTGAGCTATCGCATTGCCGAAAGCCATCTCAACCCAAAAGCGCACTTGCTGCCCGCCGATATCCCCATGGCCACCGAACGCGGGCCGGCGCAGGCCGCCTATGATGCCGTGGCCCAAGAGATCATGACTTATCTCGAAGCGGGGCAGGACGTGGCCTATCTCTGCGAAGGCGATCCGCTGTTTTACGGTTCGGCCATGTATTTACTGACCCGCATTGCCGGCCAGGCCGAGGTGCGGGTGATCCCGGGGATTACCTCGCTGACAGCGACTGCCGCCGCCATTGGCCGCCCGCTCGCCGCGCGCAATGAAGTGCTCAAAGTGCTGCCGGCCCCGCTGGAAGATGCAATCCTCCGCGCGGAACTGACCGGGGCCGAAGCGGTGGCGATCATCAAGGTCGGGCGGCATTTTGACCGCATCCGCGCGCTCCTGGAAGACACCGGTCATGCCGGGGCCGCGATGGTGATTGAGCACGCCAGCAGCGACCAGCAGCGCATCACCCCTTTACGCGATTTCGCCGCCGACACGCGGCCCTATTTTTCGACAATTCTTTGTTACAAAGGCCGGGAGGCATGGGCATGA
- the cobM gene encoding precorrin-4 C(11)-methyltransferase, with translation MTVYFIGAGPGAADLITVRGLKLIERCPVCLYAGSLVPSEIVAAAPEGAVVKDTAPMHLSDIIADMAAAHERDEDVARVHSGDPSLYGAVAEQMRRLDDLDIPYEVVPGVPAFAGAAARLATELTLPEIAQTVIITRTSGKASSVPDSERLELLGASKATLAIHLSIRNLAYVEQALTPHYGADCPVVIIYRATWPDEEIIHTTLAEMRQRVREEKITRTALIFVGHVFGAKKFRDSRLYDAEFAHVLRNKGKKKKPQERAS, from the coding sequence ATGACCGTCTATTTCATCGGCGCCGGTCCCGGCGCTGCCGACCTGATCACCGTGCGCGGCCTGAAACTGATTGAGCGCTGCCCAGTCTGTCTTTATGCCGGGTCGCTGGTGCCCAGCGAAATCGTGGCGGCCGCGCCCGAGGGGGCGGTGGTCAAGGACACCGCGCCCATGCATCTCAGCGATATCATCGCCGATATGGCAGCGGCCCATGAGCGGGACGAGGATGTCGCCCGCGTCCATTCCGGCGACCCGTCGCTTTATGGCGCGGTTGCCGAACAGATGCGCCGGCTCGATGATCTCGATATCCCTTATGAAGTGGTGCCCGGCGTGCCCGCCTTTGCCGGGGCCGCGGCCCGGCTGGCGACCGAGCTGACCCTGCCCGAAATCGCCCAGACGGTGATCATCACCCGCACCTCGGGCAAGGCCTCATCCGTGCCCGATAGCGAACGGCTTGAACTATTGGGGGCGTCCAAGGCGACGCTGGCCATTCACCTCTCCATTCGCAACCTGGCCTATGTCGAACAGGCGCTGACGCCCCATTACGGGGCCGATTGTCCGGTGGTGATCATTTATCGGGCCACCTGGCCGGATGAGGAGATCATCCACACGACCCTCGCCGAAATGCGCCAAAGGGTGCGCGAAGAAAAGATCACCCGCACGGCGCTGATCTTTGTCGGCCATGTCTTCGGGGCCAAGAAATTCCGCGACAGCCGTCTCTATGATGCCGAATTTGCCCATGTGCTGCGCAACAAGGGCAAGAAGAAAAAGCCTCAGGAGCGCGCCTCTTGA